Genomic DNA from Desulfonema ishimotonii:
GGGGCTTAACTTTTGCACTCCGAAAAAAAAGCTGCCTGCCGGTAAGTTATTTCATGCCGAGTCCCTAACCTTTGCAGATTACGTTGTAGGGATATATGAAGAAAATATTTCAAAGGCCGGGGCGGAAGATAAGATCAGAGCGTGGATGCTCAGAGTTCGGAACAGCGGACTGACCGCTTTCAACTCTTTCCTTTCAACATTAGGCAGGCGATGGGAGGAAATTACAAATTATTTCATTGACCGGCAAACGAGCGGATTTGTCGAAGGACTGAACAACAAAATCAAAGTATTGAAACGGCGATGTTACGGAATAATAAATATCGGACATCTGTTTCAAAGAATTATGTTGGATTTGAAAGGATATTCATTATTTGCGTAGCAACACGAATTACCAGAGAGCCTGAAAAAACTTGATTTCCCCTCATCAGGACTTACACTAACCTTAGAAAAATACTGATTTCTGATGATCTCAGAATAGCGTATTCTCATGGATTTACGCAACGAGGTTAAAACGATTATCTCCATTCAAAACTTCAGGGGCAGGGGCCGGATTTCAGTTTTGGCTGCCTCCTTCTCTGACTCCCGGCTTCTGCCACCTGATGCCCACCCTGATTGGCCTGTAACACAATTGCAAAAAAATGACGATCTGATACGGTGCCCCCATGATAACCATTGACGGATCATATGGTGAAGGCGGCGGCCAGATTCTGCGAACCGCTCTGGCACTTTCCCTGGTCACGGGAAAGCCTTTTGAAATCACAAAAATCCGGGCCGGACGCCGAAAACCAGGCCTGATGCAGCAGCATCTGACCGCCCTGAACGCGGCCCGGCGCATCGGAGACGCCGAGGTTGACGGCAACACAATCGGCTCGGCAGCGTTCCGGTTTATCCCGAAATCGGTGAGGCCGGGATCATACCACTTTTCAGTCGGCACCGCCGGAAGCTGCACACTGGTTCTCCAGGCGATTTTACCGGCACTGCTCACCGCAGACGGCCCCTCCCGCATCGACCTGGAAGGGGGCACTCACAACCCCTTTGCGCCCCCGTTTGATTTTCTGGAAAAGGCGTTTCTCCCTCTGATCTGCCGTATGGGGCCGACCGTATCGGCACAGCTCGGACAGCCGGGATTCTATCCGGCGGGCGGGGGCCGCTTCAGCATAATGATCCGGCCCGTTAAGCGACTGAAGCGGCTGGACCTCCTGACGCGGGGCGCGATCCGAAAACGCACAGCGCGGGCCATCGTCGCAAAGCTGCCCGGCCATATTGCCGCCCGTGAGCTGAAAGTGGTGCGGGAAAGCCTGTCATGGCCGGAAACATGTCTGCAAACAGAAGCGGTTCCCCTGTCTCGAAGTCCGGGAAATGTGCTGATCATCGAGGTGGAAAGCGAGCATATCACCGAAGTTTTTACCGGATTCGGACAGCGCGGCGTACCGGCGGAACGGGTTGCCGCCGGGACAGTCCGGGAGGTCCGGGATTATCTGGCTGCGGATGTGCCCGCAGGCCGCCATCTGGCGGACCAGCTTCTGCTCCCGCTGTCCCTTGCGGGCGGAGGGCGGTTCCGCACATTGAAACCAACCCGCCACACTGAAACCAACGCGCAAATCATACAGCAGTTTCTGGATGTGGAAACAAAAATGAGCCGGATGAAGCGTGATGTCTGGGAGATCAGCGTTGCGCGTTAGTAACCAAGCGTAAATAAGGTCCCTGAAATTTTCAGTCCGGTCATTGAGACTGATGCGGATGAGGTTTGTATCTGATGAAGTTATTTCGGGTGTGTCCCACTTTTTGCACAGGAGGCTGTCAGGGGTAAATCCGCTGACAGAACAATAAGACGATATTTTCATTTTTTTCAAAGAGATATGCGGTGTCCCGTCTTTTGCACAAAAGCCGGAATCGGATTTTTCTGTCAGAGAACCGGAATATCCGGTAAATTCTGTGGAAAAATATTTGGAGGTGGTGCATTGCGAGTGATGAATTTGATTTATCTTTACAAATTACATTCATTGCAATATATTCAAATATAAAAATTTTTGAAAGGGAATCCATAAAATGAACTGTCCTGACTGCAAATCTGAAAATATCAACAAAAACGGCAGCAATTCATCGGGAAAACAGAAGTTTATATGCAAATCATGCGGCAGGCAGTTTGTTGAGAATCCGGAATACAGAAAAATTTCCCCGGAGACGAAAGCTCTGATCGAAGACCTTCTTTTGGAAAAAATCCCCCTTGCGGGTATTGTAAGATCTGTAAAAGTTTCAAAGCGTTGGATTCAATATTATGTGAATGGGAAATAGGAAGATGTTCCAAGAGAAACAGTTGTGACAGAAAAACGGAAAGGGCGGCTTACAATTGAATGTGATGAAATGTGGTCTTTTGTCGGCTCTCTGGTAATTCGTGTTGCAAATATGGTTATTTAAAAAATACTTTTAAATAACCATATGTTATATTCAAAGTCGTCATATCGACGATGTGCATTTACAAAATCACCTATACATTTAATTTCAATAGGTTATGACAGTTCATTGTTCAAAAATGGAAATTTTGTGATTGGAATAAAACGGAAAACCAGAATAACAAACTATTTTATTTGTATAAAATTTTCAACACGAATTACCAAAGAGCCAAAAGTTTTACCGCAATCGCACGGCAGACGATGGCAACTGACCATTGACGGCGCTGCGGGCGGATAAACGTAAACTGTGTAATAATCCGTATCGTGAAGGCGGTGCAATCTAACCTGAACCAGACACTGCCGGATGCCTCACGGCATCTTAGTAACCAAGCAGAAATAAATTCCTTTAGATTTTTAACTCTGCCCCTAATATTGATGTGGGCATGGATTTTTCTAAGGGAAGTTATTTCTGCTCAATGCCTTATCAGGGCCTGAGCCGTGTGCGGTGAAAGTCGCACGCACAGTTTTCTCAGGGGGCCTGGGGATGGCAACATCCCCAGGCTACCCGGCGACACAAAGGGTTCCGGTCGCTATCGTTCCCTCCGCCCTTTGTGCCGGTGAGCTTGTCGTTAGCAGTCTCAACAAAACTATTAAGTTTCTTAAAGGCATATACGAAAGACACAACATGAAAAGGAGATATTTATGCGTTGGGTGCTTCTGTCAATAGCCATTTTCTCAGAGATCTGTGGATCAACCTGTATGAAACTATCAAACGGGTTCTCAAATTTATATGCTTCAATTTTAACATTTGTTTTTTATGGTATTTCTTTCAGCATATTTATTTTTGCTCTTAAACATTTTGATTTGAGCTTCGTATATGCTCTTTGGGCTGGCATAGGAATCTTATTAGTCTCAGTAATAGGCATGACCTATTTTAAAGAATCCGTCAGTATAATGAAAATTATTTCAATTCTAATAATTGTTGTCGGAGTTATAATGCTAAATTTTAGTGAGAATCTATCGAATCCATAGCAATTGGATATTTATAGACTGCTAACCCGCCGTTGCAGGGGACGCAGAGGGCTTGCGGTTCTCAATCCATGTCCGTGTAAATCCGACCTCTGCGCCCCTGAACTTGTTCGATATGCGGCGCTCCTCCGTCGCCATACGTGGCCTCACGGTGTGCCATGCGCCGCATATCATTGCGGATGAGCAGCCCCGGGCTGCGCTGCGGGGAATCACCGCAGTCACCTTTAACTTCCGGCAGTCACGGACCGGCAGCCATTGGGAGATGCGAAGCCGCCTTTTTTATGTTTCGGAGCAAAGCCGTTCACGTATTCTCCCGCGCTTCCCTCCGCCTGTTCACATCGTTCAAATCTCTGAAGCCGGAAATTCATCTCAGCCCCTGAGAACCGGGCGTGGCAGATGCAGATCGGGCTATCGAAACAGAACCTGTAATTCCTGCAAATCATCATGTCTTTCTGACAATTCCGTTTCAGGGACAGATCCGGCCGGACAATTTCCGCCACAACGCATTCTGGCCCGGTTCCCGTGTCGTAAAAAACAGGGTGGAATTCAGGGCAATTTTGTGTCATAGTAATTAGCTTTTGTGGGATATAGCATCAGAACGGGGCTGCGTTTCAGTCCGATGAAAAGTAAATTCCGTATCGGAATTTACGCATTATTAAGGAGGGAAAGAGATGAAAAGAATAGGATTTCAGAGTATTTTTCTGGTGGCCGCAATGATCGTGGCCGGAGTTACCGGGGCATTTGCGGAAGAAAAGGTACTTATCAACGGTATTGACGCCAATTACCCGCCCTTCAGCTTTATCGACGCCACCGGCAAGCCGGACGGCCTGGATGTCAAGGCCGCGGAGTGGATCGCCAAGGAGATGGGCTTCAAAGTGAAGCATCAGCCCACGGACTGGGCGGCCATCATTCCCAGCTTAAAGGCCGGAAAGATCGACTTTATCGCATCGGGCATGAGCGTGACCCCGGAGCGGAAAAAAGAGGTGAACTTTACCCAGTCCTATCACAAAACCATCATGATGCTGGCCGTCAGAAAAGATTCCAAGCTGACCGTGGAAGAGTGCCTGAACGGCGATCCCAAATTCAACTGGGGCGTTCAGCGCGGCACGTCCGAGGCCAAATGGGTTGAGGAGAACCTGGTCAAAAAGGGTAAAAAGTTCATCCTGCAGCAGTATGATTCCGCCCCGCTGGCCATGGAAGACCTTGCCAACGGACGTCTCCAGTGTGCGGTCGCCTCTGAAATCTCCGCCCAGGAGGCCATCGACAAGGGGATTCCGGTCAAGACCATCGGGCGCTACGGGCAGCCGGATGACGAGACCGCCTATGCGGTGCGCAAGGAGGACACGGACCTGCTTAAAATGCTCAACGAGGGGCTGACAAAACTCATGGCAACGCCCTACTGGAAAGAGCTGAACGAGAAATACAAGGTGAAATAAGAGCGCTGTTCCCACATCCGTGCAGGCGTATTTTTTCACCTGCGGAAAAAACGGATCGGCCCGGTCCCTGGCGACCGGGCTGTTTTTATTTTTTTATTTCCAGTGTTCTGCGACAATTGATTTTGCGGGGAAGATGGGTACAGCTCCCCCCGGTCCACTGAACGGCGCGGCGATATCCCCCGCTCAGAGATGGCGCGCAGCATTCAATATCACAGGGTATGAATTCGGTTTTATATTATGATAAAAAGTCTGCTCGTGATTCAGCAGGGGCTGCCCTACATGCTTCAGGGGGCGGTCGTCAACGTGATGGTCGTCCTTTCAGCCATGCTGTTCGGGTTTATACTGGGGCTGCCCCTGGCTGTG
This window encodes:
- a CDS encoding transposase; translation: MRKLRPEAGFSQLLQKIAPPGLNFCTPKKKLPAGKLFHAESLTFADYVVGIYEENISKAGAEDKIRAWMLRVRNSGLTAFNSFLSTLGRRWEEITNYFIDRQTSGFVEGLNNKIKVLKRRCYGIINIGHLFQRIMLDLKGYSLFA
- the rtcA gene encoding RNA 3'-terminal phosphate cyclase, whose amino-acid sequence is MITIDGSYGEGGGQILRTALALSLVTGKPFEITKIRAGRRKPGLMQQHLTALNAARRIGDAEVDGNTIGSAAFRFIPKSVRPGSYHFSVGTAGSCTLVLQAILPALLTADGPSRIDLEGGTHNPFAPPFDFLEKAFLPLICRMGPTVSAQLGQPGFYPAGGGRFSIMIRPVKRLKRLDLLTRGAIRKRTARAIVAKLPGHIAARELKVVRESLSWPETCLQTEAVPLSRSPGNVLIIEVESEHITEVFTGFGQRGVPAERVAAGTVREVRDYLAADVPAGRHLADQLLLPLSLAGGGRFRTLKPTRHTETNAQIIQQFLDVETKMSRMKRDVWEISVAR
- a CDS encoding DMT family transporter; this encodes MRWVLLSIAIFSEICGSTCMKLSNGFSNLYASILTFVFYGISFSIFIFALKHFDLSFVYALWAGIGILLVSVIGMTYFKESVSIMKIISILIIVVGVIMLNFSENLSNP
- a CDS encoding ABC transporter substrate-binding protein; the encoded protein is MKRIGFQSIFLVAAMIVAGVTGAFAEEKVLINGIDANYPPFSFIDATGKPDGLDVKAAEWIAKEMGFKVKHQPTDWAAIIPSLKAGKIDFIASGMSVTPERKKEVNFTQSYHKTIMMLAVRKDSKLTVEECLNGDPKFNWGVQRGTSEAKWVEENLVKKGKKFILQQYDSAPLAMEDLANGRLQCAVASEISAQEAIDKGIPVKTIGRYGQPDDETAYAVRKEDTDLLKMLNEGLTKLMATPYWKELNEKYKVK